The Caretta caretta isolate rCarCar2 chromosome 5, rCarCar1.hap1, whole genome shotgun sequence genome contains a region encoding:
- the MRPL17 gene encoding large ribosomal subunit protein bL17m codes for MRLSVAAAISHGRVHRRLGLGPRSRLDMLRNLVTALVRHERIETHWARADEMRVYAERLIDYAKRGDADEAAMRMADFWLTEKDLIHKLFKVLAPRFQAHSGNYTRLLQIPNRENLDRAKMAVIEYKGNPFPPLIVLHRDNEKTLLNQLLKGYREDILKTRATQAPEGAAASLHTGTAV; via the exons ATGCGGCTGTCGGTGGCTGCCGCGATATCCCATGGCCGCGTGCACCGGCGGCTCGGGCTCGGGCCGCGCTCGCGCCTCGATATGCTGCGGAACCTGGTGACGGCGCTGGTGCGGCACGAGCGCATCGAGACGCACTGGGCGCGCGCGGACGAGATGCGGGTCTACGCGGAGCGG CTGATCGACTACGCCAAGCGGGGCGACGCGGACGAGGCGGCCATGCGCATGGCTGACTTCTGGCTGACG GAGAAAGATCTCATCCATAAGCTGTTTAAAGTGTTGGCTCCACGTTTCCAGGCTCATTCTGGGAACTATACACGACTGCTTCAGATCCCCAATCGAGAGAACCTGGATCGGGCCAAGATGGCTGTGATCGAATATAAGGGGAATCCTTTCCCACCACTCATAGTTCTACACAGGGACAATGAAAAGACCTTACTTAATCAGCTTCTGAAAGGATACCGTGAAGACATATTAAAGACCAGAGCTACCCAggccccagagggggctgcagcctCACTGCACACAGGAACTGCAGTGTAG